One bacterium genomic window carries:
- a CDS encoding FliA/WhiG family RNA polymerase sigma factor, whose amino-acid sequence MKAINAATKSWEAYVRTQSPELREQLLMEYLPMVRRMATRFLGTLPRSVRLDDLVSAGVMGLLASIDNFDPTLGIKFETYAMTRIKGAMVDSLRELDWVPRSIRQKARKLEHAVDHITRRTGRSPEDAELAEHLGLNIEQYRELLDEVNVAVLLSLDDTLKGQDGSESYLADSTADTSTNGYDEQVEEQETRDLLVDGLRDLPEQERLVVALYYYEELTLKEIGEILGLTESRVSQIHSKALLVLRARVRARLAK is encoded by the coding sequence ATGAAAGCCATTAACGCGGCAACAAAGAGTTGGGAAGCATATGTTCGTACGCAGAGCCCGGAGTTGCGTGAACAATTGCTTATGGAATATCTTCCCATGGTGCGGCGAATGGCAACCCGATTCCTCGGCACCTTGCCGAGAAGCGTCAGACTCGATGATCTGGTATCGGCAGGCGTTATGGGACTACTCGCCTCAATCGACAACTTCGATCCGACACTAGGCATTAAGTTCGAGACCTATGCGATGACCCGCATCAAAGGTGCCATGGTTGACAGCCTGCGGGAACTCGATTGGGTGCCTCGATCAATTCGACAAAAAGCTCGTAAGCTTGAACATGCCGTAGATCACATTACTCGCCGTACTGGACGCTCGCCGGAGGACGCAGAACTAGCTGAACACCTCGGCCTGAATATCGAACAGTATCGGGAGTTACTGGATGAAGTCAATGTGGCGGTTCTGTTGTCACTAGATGACACTTTGAAAGGTCAGGATGGCAGCGAGTCGTACCTTGCAGACTCAACGGCAGACACCAGCACTAATGGATATGATGAGCAAGTAGAGGAGCAGGAGACTCGTGACCTGTTGGTCGATGGCCTACGCGATTTGCCTGAACAAGAACGATTGGTCGTCGCACTCTATTACTACGAAGAACTTACACTGAAAGAAATTGGCGAGATACTTGGGTTGACCGAGTCACGCGTCTCACAAATACACTCTAAAGCTCTGCTTGTTTTGCGCGCTCGGGTTCGCGCGCGCCTGGCCAAATAG
- the flhA gene encoding flagellar biosynthesis protein FlhA, translating into MSTSVAQKSGGSNAASEKRGGLSTLLKQSDVVMALALVAVVVVMIVPIPTFLLDIALACSITISLAILLTALYVEEPLKFSVFPGLLLVVTLFRLSLNVASTRLILGEGDAGTIIHAFGNFVVGGNYFVGLVIFVVLVIINLIVITKGSGRIAEVAARFTLDAMPGKQMAIDADLNQGMIDEAEARKRREKIAREADFYGAMDGASKFVRGDAVAGLLITGINIIGGFAIGMVQMGLDWRESAATFTILTVGDGLVAQVPALLISVASGIIVTRAATEGNLGSDIVGQLLGYPRALFISSGVLALFAFTPGLPTLPFLVLAAATYALARVSNSRQLQVEKSLDTHKPTQQKPQDRLEDYVLVDPLEIQIGYGLISLVEGGPGGDLLDRITVLRKQMAADTGFVIPPVRIRDNTQLAPNVYVIRIRGNEAARGEVRPGMLMALSNGEGGLKLEGIPTKDPSFGLPAIWIAREQKELAQSRGYTVVEPAAVVSTHLSELLKAEGYRLMSRELVQELLDAVKRTHKAVIEELIPGQLGIGQVQKVLQNLLREGLPIRDMATILETLADFAPMTKDPEYLTEAVRSALAKAIAEKYEDEPGSLSALTVEPKLEQMISDGLRTAAKEGSEFALPTAVTHKLLGGLKQMAQGMLNRGYQPIVITAPGTRSFLKKLLEVDLPNMIVLSTAELPPSTRIQPMGTVRIEG; encoded by the coding sequence ATGAGCACATCAGTCGCACAAAAGTCCGGTGGCAGCAATGCCGCGAGCGAGAAGCGCGGTGGTTTGAGCACGCTGCTAAAGCAAAGCGATGTCGTAATGGCACTTGCGCTGGTGGCCGTTGTCGTTGTCATGATTGTTCCGATTCCGACGTTTCTGTTAGATATCGCACTCGCGTGTTCGATAACAATATCGTTGGCGATTCTATTGACGGCGCTTTATGTCGAAGAACCCTTGAAGTTCTCCGTCTTTCCGGGACTGCTGCTTGTTGTAACACTTTTCCGTCTGTCTCTTAACGTTGCGAGTACCAGGCTTATCCTTGGTGAAGGCGACGCCGGGACCATAATCCACGCGTTCGGGAACTTTGTTGTTGGCGGCAATTACTTTGTTGGTCTTGTGATCTTCGTAGTTCTTGTTATCATTAATCTGATAGTTATCACGAAGGGCTCCGGGCGTATCGCAGAAGTTGCGGCAAGATTCACATTAGATGCAATGCCGGGCAAACAAATGGCCATCGATGCGGATCTGAATCAAGGGATGATTGACGAGGCTGAGGCTCGAAAGCGCCGCGAAAAAATTGCCCGCGAAGCTGATTTCTATGGTGCAATGGATGGTGCCTCAAAATTCGTGCGGGGAGATGCCGTTGCAGGTTTGCTGATTACAGGCATAAATATAATCGGCGGGTTCGCGATCGGCATGGTACAAATGGGACTGGACTGGCGAGAGTCAGCTGCTACGTTTACTATTTTGACGGTCGGCGATGGTCTTGTTGCCCAGGTTCCGGCGTTGCTGATTTCAGTGGCAAGCGGTATCATAGTCACCCGCGCGGCGACAGAGGGCAACTTGGGTTCTGATATCGTTGGCCAGTTACTTGGTTATCCCCGTGCGTTGTTCATTTCTTCCGGAGTCCTGGCTCTTTTCGCTTTTACACCAGGGTTGCCTACACTCCCGTTCCTTGTTCTTGCAGCGGCGACATACGCTTTGGCAAGAGTCAGCAACAGCAGGCAACTACAAGTTGAGAAGTCACTGGATACCCATAAACCTACTCAACAGAAGCCGCAAGACAGGCTTGAAGATTATGTCCTGGTTGATCCTCTTGAAATACAGATTGGATACGGACTTATCTCGCTCGTTGAAGGCGGACCGGGAGGTGACTTACTTGACAGAATCACGGTTTTGCGAAAGCAGATGGCCGCGGACACAGGTTTTGTCATTCCGCCTGTCAGAATTCGAGACAACACGCAACTTGCGCCGAATGTTTATGTGATCAGGATACGAGGAAACGAAGCTGCCCGGGGTGAAGTCCGTCCGGGGATGTTGATGGCGCTCTCAAATGGCGAAGGCGGATTAAAACTTGAAGGGATACCGACCAAAGATCCGAGTTTTGGCTTGCCGGCAATTTGGATTGCTCGCGAACAGAAAGAGCTTGCACAGTCAAGAGGCTATACGGTGGTCGAGCCTGCAGCAGTGGTTTCAACTCACTTGTCCGAACTCTTGAAAGCTGAGGGCTATCGCTTGATGTCACGAGAGTTGGTTCAGGAGCTCTTGGATGCCGTTAAACGCACCCATAAGGCTGTCATTGAAGAGCTAATTCCCGGTCAACTTGGCATCGGTCAGGTCCAAAAGGTGCTCCAAAACTTGCTTCGGGAAGGGCTGCCAATCAGAGACATGGCGACGATACTTGAAACGCTGGCCGACTTCGCGCCCATGACGAAGGATCCGGAGTATCTTACTGAAGCGGTCCGGTCTGCTTTAGCGAAGGCAATTGCCGAGAAATATGAGGACGAACCAGGAAGTCTAAGTGCTCTCACAGTTGAGCCAAAGCTGGAGCAGATGATTTCGGACGGCCTCAGGACTGCAGCCAAAGAGGGATCCGAGTTTGCATTGCCAACCGCCGTAACCCATAAACTGCTTGGCGGGTTGAAGCAAATGGCGCAAGGAATGCTGAATCGAGGATACCAACCGATCGTTATTACTGCACCGGGAACCAGGTCTTTCTTGAAGAAACTTCTGGAAGTTGATCTTCCCAACATGATAGTCCTTTCGACGGCGGAGCTGCCGCCTTCCACACGAATTCAGCCCATGGGCACAGTCAGGATTGAAGGATAA
- a CDS encoding flagellar basal body-associated FliL family protein: MAKEKPAKQETPEAQPVVKKKSPLMKYLIIAGILIAQTAAAYFIQKTLIGSSIPTDSEAIANVESHGEEDADSEESSDGHANSPTGNTVALLDEIIVNPAGTGGRRFLSTVVGLALKDPKQDAEVQANMPLIRDAAITLLSSKTLDQLASVSYRDSIRQELMATVNHMIKDKPVKAVVFSTYVLQ; encoded by the coding sequence ATGGCAAAAGAAAAACCCGCAAAACAAGAGACGCCTGAGGCGCAGCCCGTGGTGAAGAAGAAGTCACCGCTGATGAAATACCTGATCATCGCGGGTATTCTGATTGCACAAACGGCAGCCGCTTACTTCATTCAGAAGACCCTGATTGGTTCATCAATACCAACTGATTCCGAGGCGATTGCCAATGTGGAGTCGCACGGTGAAGAAGACGCCGATAGTGAAGAGTCTTCAGATGGCCACGCAAACTCTCCCACCGGGAATACAGTAGCTCTTCTTGACGAGATCATCGTCAATCCGGCTGGAACCGGCGGCCGCAGGTTTCTTTCCACAGTTGTCGGTTTGGCCCTGAAGGATCCCAAGCAGGATGCCGAAGTTCAGGCAAACATGCCTTTGATTCGCGATGCTGCAATCACATTGCTTTCCTCAAAAACACTTGACCAGTTGGCAAGCGTCAGCTACCGGGACTCAATCAGGCAGGAACTCATGGCGACCGTTAACCACATGATAAAAGACAAGCCGGTGAAAGCGGTCGTTTTCTCAACATACGTGTTGCAATAG
- the fliM gene encoding flagellar motor switch protein FliM has translation MSKILTQEEIDSLLRNVAAADMAEQSGVQAERPVHLYDFKHPDRMSKDQQRALRTIHDGFARAFGTYLSGTLRTLVDINLLSIDQAAYSEYMLSLSVPSCLYIVSSNQLKGSIIVEVSPQFSLLVVDRLLGGLGTRQETLRELTIIEQTILRRVVESGLSSLADAWRTVHPMSLYVESYEANPQFVQIAPASESAVVISCEIVIRDFTYPMNICFPYFVLEPLLVNLTTGWANMTTKQIRPEERNELIERIRLSKLPLRAQLGSATINMHEYLSLKVGDVLLLDQRVEDPVKVWVNKKVKFWAEPGNSKYQQAIRITRVISDQEEIVHE, from the coding sequence ATGAGCAAAATCCTGACACAAGAAGAAATCGATTCGCTGCTGCGCAATGTTGCAGCCGCGGATATGGCCGAACAATCGGGAGTACAGGCAGAGCGCCCTGTTCACTTGTACGATTTTAAGCATCCAGACAGGATGTCTAAGGATCAGCAACGCGCACTGCGTACGATTCACGACGGTTTCGCGAGGGCGTTCGGTACCTATCTCTCCGGTACCCTTCGAACACTGGTCGACATCAATCTGCTTTCAATCGATCAAGCGGCCTATTCGGAATACATGCTTTCCCTAAGTGTGCCGTCGTGCCTGTACATTGTCTCCTCAAATCAGCTCAAAGGTTCAATAATCGTTGAGGTATCGCCCCAGTTCTCGCTTCTTGTCGTTGACAGACTTCTGGGTGGTTTGGGAACAAGGCAGGAGACGCTTCGTGAGTTGACTATCATTGAACAGACGATCCTGCGGCGTGTGGTTGAATCGGGTTTGTCTTCATTAGCCGACGCGTGGCGGACAGTGCATCCAATGTCCCTTTACGTTGAATCCTACGAGGCAAATCCACAGTTTGTACAGATTGCGCCGGCTTCGGAGTCTGCCGTGGTGATTTCGTGTGAAATCGTAATTCGCGATTTCACTTATCCGATGAACATCTGCTTTCCCTACTTTGTCCTTGAACCGCTGCTTGTAAACTTGACCACCGGTTGGGCAAACATGACGACAAAGCAAATCAGACCGGAAGAGCGCAACGAGTTAATTGAACGCATTCGTCTGAGCAAACTGCCGTTACGCGCACAACTCGGTTCGGCTACCATCAATATGCATGAATACCTGTCACTTAAAGTTGGTGATGTTCTGCTGTTGGACCAGCGTGTCGAAGACCCGGTAAAAGTCTGGGTGAACAAGAAAGTGAAGTTCTGGGCTGAACCGGGTAATTCAAAATATCAGCAAGCTATACGCATAACACGCGTCATTTCCGATCAGGAGGAAATCGTTCATGAGTGA
- a CDS encoding HDOD domain-containing protein, which produces MKSREEIAAVLRGIKNLPTLPDVATKVIELSEDPEVSPKMIAEAVERDPAIATRLLKLVNSPYFGIRGTVTSINQALVFLGVSNLRNLVLSTSVMDLFSQEGEVGSYDRKGLWLHSMATAVAARELSKRLRVVDPEVAFTAGLIHDVGKVVLDKYFPDDFKRVVELMDAHGSVMLDAEAAVFGLTHADVGLHLVHGWNLPEILRDAVGCHHAPRSARNNPQIAALVGYADRVARELRLGNGGGEMPELDSQFNSVLPLQENELERFCEETAEYFEEQVAALAS; this is translated from the coding sequence ATGAAATCGCGCGAGGAGATTGCCGCGGTCCTGCGCGGAATCAAGAATTTGCCGACACTTCCAGACGTTGCAACGAAAGTAATTGAGCTGTCTGAAGATCCGGAAGTTTCGCCGAAGATGATTGCTGAAGCAGTAGAGCGCGATCCCGCAATCGCGACTCGCTTGTTAAAGCTTGTTAATTCTCCATACTTCGGCATTCGTGGTACGGTGACAAGCATTAATCAGGCTCTGGTGTTCCTGGGAGTTTCGAACTTGCGAAACCTTGTGCTGTCAACCAGTGTAATGGATCTCTTCTCGCAGGAAGGAGAGGTTGGGTCATATGATCGAAAAGGTCTTTGGCTGCATTCCATGGCAACGGCCGTAGCAGCGCGTGAATTGTCGAAGAGACTTAGAGTCGTTGACCCGGAGGTCGCTTTTACGGCAGGCTTGATTCATGATGTAGGAAAAGTCGTTCTGGACAAGTATTTCCCTGACGATTTCAAGCGAGTTGTGGAGCTTATGGACGCACACGGCTCCGTAATGCTCGATGCTGAGGCAGCGGTGTTTGGACTTACTCATGCCGATGTCGGGCTTCACCTTGTGCATGGCTGGAACCTGCCTGAAATCCTGCGGGACGCAGTCGGCTGTCACCATGCGCCAAGATCCGCACGGAACAATCCGCAAATAGCGGCACTCGTTGGGTACGCTGATAGAGTCGCACGTGAGCTGCGGTTGGGGAATGGGGGCGGCGAAATGCCGGAGTTGGACAGCCAATTCAATTCCGTGCTTCCACTGCAAGAGAATGAACTCGAGCGCTTCTGTGAGGAAACCGCAGAGTATTTCGAAGAACAGGTAGCAGCTCTGGCGAGCTGA
- the fliQ gene encoding flagellar biosynthesis protein FliQ — protein sequence MTQELAAYLTSQALTTALIVSAPMLLAGMIVGIAVSIFQAVTQINEMTLAFVPKIVVTAFALLVFMQWMAAKLVDFMQYIFALIPNIAK from the coding sequence ATGACACAAGAACTCGCAGCATACTTGACCAGTCAGGCTCTCACAACAGCGCTAATTGTCAGTGCACCAATGCTCTTGGCGGGCATGATTGTGGGTATTGCCGTTTCGATCTTTCAAGCTGTCACGCAAATCAACGAAATGACGCTTGCTTTTGTTCCAAAGATAGTTGTAACGGCTTTTGCGCTTCTAGTGTTCATGCAATGGATGGCCGCAAAGCTTGTTGATTTCATGCAGTACATTTTTGCACTTATTCCAAACATCGCCAAATGA
- the fliN gene encoding flagellar motor switch protein FliN — MSETFRVAVTEDSRVRAEQSFGQHFAKSLGSYIERQIEVEIDGPYAFDFKEVKALLPGEVVACTVHTVDMSIGKTHFLLSKEHTAVIADLLNMGDGTALFAAEEHLETIRDLFKESISAYFADIAKSGGPHHLAEEARSVVMDISPSDFVGSWTVSLIRIGPDPELSIVKITSNELIDTLFPPKTAPKKSGTNGTMMDVLDPSLRKEMSLVMDIELPIAIELGRTNMLIRDIVKLSPGSVVELDKLSGEPVDLYVNNKRFARGEVVVIEENFAVRITELINPEERLASSKN; from the coding sequence ATGAGTGAGACTTTTCGAGTTGCCGTTACCGAAGATTCGCGAGTAAGAGCGGAACAGTCGTTCGGCCAACACTTTGCAAAGAGCCTCGGCTCGTACATAGAGCGACAGATTGAAGTGGAAATCGACGGCCCCTACGCTTTTGACTTCAAGGAAGTTAAGGCTCTACTTCCCGGAGAAGTCGTCGCTTGCACGGTGCACACCGTAGACATGTCCATCGGGAAGACGCATTTCCTCTTGTCCAAGGAACACACAGCTGTAATCGCCGACCTATTGAATATGGGTGACGGCACCGCGCTGTTCGCAGCTGAAGAGCATCTTGAAACAATTCGCGATCTCTTCAAAGAGTCTATTTCCGCGTACTTCGCAGACATTGCAAAGAGCGGTGGTCCTCACCACCTTGCGGAGGAGGCCCGCTCTGTGGTCATGGACATTTCTCCTTCTGATTTTGTCGGGTCCTGGACTGTCAGTCTCATCCGAATCGGTCCAGATCCCGAGCTCTCAATCGTCAAGATTACCAGCAACGAGCTCATTGACACGCTCTTTCCCCCGAAGACCGCACCCAAGAAGAGCGGTACGAACGGGACAATGATGGACGTACTGGACCCGTCTCTTCGAAAGGAGATGAGTCTTGTCATGGACATCGAATTGCCCATCGCGATCGAGCTCGGTCGGACAAACATGCTGATTCGAGACATTGTGAAGCTGTCTCCCGGATCAGTGGTAGAACTTGATAAGTTGTCCGGTGAACCTGTTGACCTCTATGTGAACAACAAGAGATTTGCCCGTGGTGAAGTCGTCGTAATTGAGGAAAACTTCGCAGTTCGCATCACTGAATTGATCAATCCCGAAGAGAGATTGGCAAGCAGCAAGAACTGA
- the fliO gene encoding flagellar biosynthetic protein FliO gives MGVDVFKTFVALAFVLGLIFVIAWAYRKYLPTGAPAGKDTTGWRILGSRMLGPGRQLMVLEIGKKLLIVGLSKEQISPLMEVENDEDIKLISDALSNKQSVSFAEILKRAKT, from the coding sequence ATGGGCGTTGATGTTTTCAAGACCTTTGTGGCACTTGCATTTGTTCTGGGCCTTATCTTTGTCATAGCTTGGGCATATCGCAAGTACTTGCCGACCGGAGCGCCAGCGGGCAAAGACACTACCGGTTGGCGAATTCTCGGGTCAAGAATGCTCGGGCCGGGGCGGCAACTTATGGTTTTGGAGATCGGGAAGAAGCTCCTGATAGTTGGATTGTCAAAAGAGCAAATCTCGCCGCTAATGGAGGTTGAGAATGATGAGGACATTAAACTGATCAGCGATGCACTCTCCAACAAACAGTCCGTCTCGTTCGCTGAAATCCTGAAACGAGCGAAAACATGA
- the fliP gene encoding flagellar type III secretion system pore protein FliP (The bacterial flagellar biogenesis protein FliP forms a type III secretion system (T3SS)-type pore required for flagellar assembly.), whose amino-acid sequence MRRLLFLAALLVSTTLFAQALPTISLQVDSSPDPAKTVTTLQIVGLMTMLALAPALVLMMTSFTRIIIVFHFLRQAMGAAQVPPPQLMVGLALILSFYIMSPAINEANTNALQPYLRGEIEQKAAWEQAAKPFKQFMLKQVREKDLALFADMASNTAPANVDEIGMSVLLPAYAISEMRIAFQIGFVIYLPFLIIDMVVSSVLLAMGMMMLPPVTVSLPFKILLFVMVDGWYLLVQSLVNSFH is encoded by the coding sequence ATGAGGAGATTGCTTTTTTTAGCAGCGCTTCTCGTTTCGACGACTCTGTTTGCGCAAGCACTCCCGACGATCTCACTGCAAGTAGACAGCAGCCCGGATCCAGCAAAGACTGTCACCACTTTGCAGATAGTAGGATTGATGACGATGCTGGCACTGGCTCCGGCGCTGGTGCTGATGATGACAAGCTTCACCAGGATCATCATCGTGTTCCACTTTCTCCGGCAAGCGATGGGCGCGGCACAAGTTCCGCCTCCTCAGCTAATGGTCGGACTTGCGCTGATACTATCCTTCTATATCATGTCACCGGCTATAAATGAAGCTAACACGAATGCGCTCCAACCTTATCTTCGTGGCGAGATCGAACAGAAAGCGGCGTGGGAGCAGGCGGCCAAACCGTTCAAGCAATTCATGCTGAAGCAGGTTCGGGAAAAGGACTTGGCGCTATTTGCCGACATGGCCAGCAACACCGCACCGGCAAATGTTGATGAGATTGGTATGTCGGTATTGCTGCCCGCTTATGCAATCAGCGAAATGAGAATTGCGTTTCAAATCGGCTTCGTCATTTATCTGCCTTTCCTAATTATTGACATGGTGGTATCGTCAGTATTGCTCGCGATGGGAATGATGATGCTTCCGCCGGTTACCGTTTCCTTACCATTCAAAATTTTGCTTTTTGTCATGGTTGACGGATGGTATTTACTCGTTCAGTCCCTGGTAAACAGCTTTCACTAA
- the fliR gene encoding flagellar biosynthetic protein FliR — protein sequence MVLPFQISSVEHFALVFIRVSAALAVLPVFRHRAVPASWKAALAIAISLLIAPTIVPAQLPGTGTIADYLIVGLSETVCGLLMGFAGQFVFFAIDICGRILGLQSGLSIVATIDPNSDTQSDVLTQVYELLAILVFLSLDGHLMMLQAVRSSFDAVAIGSLSMDGKLADWSVSQAGLVLARGVQLAAPMMVTLLLTDVALGILTRVAPTMNVFVLGFPLKIGITLLFASLTASMIAGIFASQYASFMKGFPEFLRLLGGN from the coding sequence ATGGTCCTGCCATTCCAGATTTCATCGGTTGAGCACTTCGCTCTGGTATTCATTCGCGTGTCCGCGGCTCTGGCTGTGCTGCCAGTTTTCCGGCACCGCGCGGTACCGGCATCGTGGAAAGCTGCTTTAGCCATTGCGATTTCGCTCCTTATAGCCCCAACAATTGTACCGGCACAATTGCCCGGTACAGGTACAATTGCCGACTATCTTATTGTCGGGCTGAGTGAAACTGTGTGCGGCCTGTTGATGGGTTTCGCAGGGCAGTTTGTCTTTTTTGCGATAGACATTTGCGGACGAATTCTCGGACTCCAGTCCGGACTTTCGATCGTTGCCACAATTGATCCCAACAGCGATACTCAGAGTGACGTGCTTACTCAAGTGTACGAGTTACTGGCAATTCTTGTCTTCCTATCCCTTGATGGCCATTTGATGATGCTACAGGCGGTGCGCTCCAGCTTTGATGCTGTCGCAATAGGGTCGCTGTCGATGGACGGAAAGCTAGCCGACTGGTCGGTATCACAGGCAGGTCTTGTTTTGGCGCGTGGAGTTCAGCTTGCGGCACCAATGATGGTCACATTGCTGTTAACGGATGTGGCACTGGGAATCCTAACTCGTGTTGCACCAACCATGAACGTCTTTGTACTTGGTTTTCCGCTTAAGATTGGCATTACGTTGCTGTTTGCTTCATTGACAGCCAGTATGATAGCGGGGATATTTGCCTCACAATATGCCAGTTTCATGAAAGGCTTCCCGGAATTCTTGAGATTGCTGGGAGGGAATTGA
- the flhB gene encoding flagellar biosynthesis protein FlhB, whose amino-acid sequence MFDRDARTEQPTPRRREQAREKGSVARSQDLNSAVLLFGSAIVFSVFGAGMVSGLGDILKKLLVYSGNTNLRNESIASLIEEQLYATGAVVMPFLVSILVVGLLVNISQVGFKVTWKAAAPKWERLNPISGFQRFFSVRALVELGKSILKLLFVGLALYFTLRSTSLETSWLFYMDTSQIVGEIGRMLNDLFFAAALALLAIGLADFAYQRWDHEQSLKMTKEEVKEEAKQQEGDPKVKSKIREIMIRSSLKRMMKSVPEADVVITNPVHLAVAIKYDRAKNLAPIVVAKGARKVAERIKEIAAENGVPIIENKPLARALFKSVDIGLEIPVELYKAVAEVLAYVYRIKNKYFGVA is encoded by the coding sequence GTGTTCGATCGCGACGCAAGAACAGAGCAACCAACACCGCGAAGGCGGGAACAAGCGCGTGAAAAGGGCTCGGTTGCTCGTTCTCAGGACTTGAACTCAGCTGTACTCCTGTTCGGTTCGGCAATTGTCTTTTCTGTATTCGGTGCCGGGATGGTTTCCGGACTCGGTGACATTCTCAAGAAGCTGTTGGTGTACTCCGGAAACACGAACCTGAGGAATGAGAGTATTGCTTCTCTTATTGAGGAGCAGCTCTATGCTACTGGTGCTGTGGTTATGCCGTTCCTGGTGTCCATTCTGGTTGTCGGACTTTTGGTGAATATCAGCCAGGTTGGATTCAAGGTAACTTGGAAGGCCGCAGCGCCGAAGTGGGAAAGGTTGAACCCGATTTCCGGATTTCAACGTTTCTTTTCAGTTAGGGCATTAGTAGAGCTCGGCAAGAGTATTTTGAAATTGCTGTTCGTCGGATTAGCTCTTTATTTCACGCTCCGCAGCACGTCGCTTGAGACAAGCTGGCTGTTTTACATGGATACAAGTCAGATAGTCGGTGAGATTGGTCGAATGCTGAACGATCTTTTCTTCGCTGCAGCTCTCGCGCTGCTTGCAATTGGATTAGCAGATTTCGCATATCAACGATGGGACCACGAACAGTCGCTGAAAATGACCAAGGAGGAGGTCAAGGAGGAGGCAAAGCAGCAGGAAGGTGATCCCAAAGTCAAGAGCAAGATCCGCGAAATCATGATTCGGTCATCGTTAAAGAGGATGATGAAGAGTGTACCGGAAGCTGACGTTGTCATCACGAATCCTGTCCACCTTGCAGTAGCCATTAAATACGACCGCGCAAAAAACTTGGCGCCAATCGTTGTGGCAAAAGGTGCAAGAAAGGTCGCTGAACGAATTAAGGAAATTGCCGCGGAGAATGGTGTTCCGATTATTGAGAACAAACCACTTGCGCGGGCGCTGTTCAAGTCAGTCGATATCGGCCTCGAAATTCCCGTCGAGCTCTACAAGGCAGTAGCCGAAGTTCTGGCATATGTTTACAGAATTAAGAACAAGTACTTTGGAGTCGCGTAA